The following proteins come from a genomic window of Aquimarina sp. MAR_2010_214:
- a CDS encoding BspA family leucine-rich repeat surface protein, with protein MKKRKQIKASVLAILMIAVLFIGCSKDDDTQPQTETENPTAEVDKAPEISSQTFTVKEDIADDVVIGSVVASDPESKALTFVLTQNSNDLFELTDAGELSLVADKKLDFETVTSHTLTAEVSNGKNKVSANITVTVENVAEPFVTTWKTTMANEEIYVRIDNDFTYDYTIDWGDGTIENNQTTTPRHDYKEAGVYTVSISGTFPAFGLVESSNALKLQTIEQWGDIIWESFINAFAQCENMTYNATDVPNLSKVTDMSAMFSVATSFNGDLSAWDVSNVTSMYLMFNGAIAFNGDLSAWDVSKVTNMKRMFDGAIAFNGDLSKWDVSKVTDMEDMFYRANVFTGDLSAWDVSKVTNMNSMFQNARSFNRDLSTWDVSKVTNMEDMFAEAHAFNGDISSWDVSKVTNMNTMFYGANSFTGDISSWDVSNVTSMGGMFYGANSFNGDISSWDVSKVTNMNSMFKLATSFNRDLSSWDVQNVQYMDNMLDYTSLSEDNYDALLTKWATLPNLQSNVTFGVKELTYCDAFEAREALRRDKDWIIVGDSSSCPLPL; from the coding sequence ATGAAGAAACGAAAACAAATTAAAGCAAGTGTATTGGCTATATTGATGATAGCCGTATTATTTATTGGATGTAGTAAGGATGATGATACACAACCACAGACAGAAACAGAAAACCCAACAGCCGAAGTTGATAAAGCACCAGAAATCAGTTCGCAGACATTTACCGTAAAAGAAGATATTGCGGATGATGTGGTTATTGGGAGTGTAGTAGCAAGTGATCCAGAAAGCAAAGCACTTACGTTTGTATTAACCCAAAATAGTAATGATCTTTTTGAGTTAACAGATGCAGGAGAACTAAGTTTGGTAGCTGATAAAAAACTAGATTTTGAAACAGTTACTTCGCATACACTTACCGCAGAAGTATCAAATGGTAAAAATAAAGTTAGTGCAAATATTACAGTTACTGTAGAAAATGTAGCAGAACCATTTGTTACCACTTGGAAAACTACGATGGCTAATGAAGAGATTTATGTTAGGATTGATAATGACTTTACATATGATTACACTATAGATTGGGGTGATGGTACTATTGAGAACAATCAAACTACTACACCAAGACATGACTATAAAGAAGCAGGGGTTTATACAGTTTCTATTTCGGGTACTTTCCCCGCTTTTGGATTAGTAGAATCTTCAAATGCTTTAAAATTGCAGACCATAGAGCAATGGGGAGATATTATCTGGGAATCTTTTATAAATGCTTTTGCTCAATGTGAAAATATGACCTATAATGCTACAGACGTACCTAATCTTTCTAAAGTGACTGATATGTCGGCTATGTTTTCTGTAGCTACTTCGTTTAATGGAGATTTGAGTGCTTGGGATGTAAGTAATGTTACGAGTATGTATCTTATGTTTAATGGTGCTATTGCTTTTAATGGAGATTTGAGTGCTTGGGATGTGAGTAAGGTTACTAACATGAAGCGTATGTTTGATGGTGCTATTGCTTTTAATGGAGATCTTAGTAAATGGGATGTGAGTAAGGTTACTGATATGGAAGATATGTTTTATAGAGCTAATGTTTTTACTGGAGATTTGAGTGCTTGGGATGTGAGTAAGGTAACTAATATGAATAGTATGTTTCAGAATGCTAGATCTTTTAATAGAGATTTAAGTACTTGGGATGTAAGTAAAGTTACAAACATGGAAGATATGTTTGCAGAAGCTCATGCTTTTAATGGAGATATAAGTAGTTGGGATGTGAGTAAGGTAACTAATATGAATACTATGTTTTATGGAGCTAATTCTTTTACTGGAGATATAAGTAGTTGGGATGTGAGTAATGTAACTTCTATGGGGGGTATGTTTTATGGAGCTAATTCTTTTAATGGAGATATAAGTAGTTGGGATGTGAGTAAGGTAACTAATATGAATAGTATGTTTAAGTTAGCTACATCTTTTAATAGAGATCTTAGTAGTTGGGATGTTCAAAATGTTCAATATATGGATAACATGTTGGATTATACAAGCTTATCTGAAGATAACTATGATGCTTTGCTTACCAAATGGGCTACATTACCTAATCTACAATCTAATGTTACTTTTGGAGTAAAAGAGTTAACTTACTGCGATGCATTTGAAGCTAGAGAGGCTTTAAGAAGAGATAAGGACTGGATAATTGTTGGGGATAGTAGTTCTTGTCCCTTACCACTTTAG